A window of Clostridium taeniosporum genomic DNA:
TATTTCTGATACTTCTTGTTGTCTATTATCACTTCCTGAACTTCCAGACATAAGTTGTAAATAGTCTATAACTATTAAATCTATACCATATTCCATTTTTAATCTTCTACATTTAGATCTCATTTCCATTACTGAAACCCCAGCAGTATCATCTATATATACTTTAGCTTTAGATAAAGGTCCTGTAGCTCTAGCTATGTTCTCCCAATCCTTATCATCTAATTCACCGGTTCTAAGTCTTAACATATCAACATTAGCTTCAGAACAAAGCAGCTTATAAGCTAATTGTTCTTTTGACATTTCTAAAGAAAATACAACTACACTTTTCCCCTCTCTTAATGCTGCATACTCAGCTATATTTAATGCAAAAGTAGTTTTTCCCATAGATGGTCTAGCCGCAATTAGAATCATATCACCCTTTTGGAAGCCTGATGTTTTTGCGTCTAAATCTGCAAATCCAGATCCTACACCTGTAATTTCTCCTCTATTATTAAAAAGTCTTTCTATTTCAAGAAAACCTCTTTCTAATACATCACTTAATGGTTCAAAATCTTTCGATGTTTTCTTTTCAGCTATATCAAAAATCCTTTTTTCAGCACCATCTAATACATCTTCAACTTCACCTTGATTGTTATAGCTAGCTTCTATTATAGAGGTTGAGGCTTTTATAAGTCTTCTTAAAACTGATTTTTCTTCTACTATTTTTATATAAGAAGATAAATTAGCAGTAGTGGGAACTGAAGCACTTATTTCTGTTATATATGTTACTCCACCAGCTCTTTCAAGCATCTCTGTGCTTTTTAGATTTTCTAAAAGAGTAACTAAATCTACAGCCATATCTTTTCTAAACATATCTAATATAGTTCTAAAAATTATCTTATGACCATCTCTATAAAAATCTTCTTCTTCTAAAGTTTCTAAAACTTTAGCTATAGCAGATTTATCTATAATCATAGAACCTATAACCGATTGTTCAGCTTCTATGCTTTGAGGTAAAGTTCTCATAACTTGTGACTCCAAAAAACAATCCTCCTTTTTCAAATTTAATAAAAATTAATATAAACTTTGATTTAAAGTTTTAATTTAAAATAAGCTTCCTAATTCAAGGAAGCCTATTTCATTATTCAAAAACAATATCCATAATTTCTTCTATAGTACTTACCGCTTTAACATCTACGTCTTTAAGCCCCATAGGGATTTCTTTTTCATTATCCTTAGGAACTAAAACTCTCTTAATACCTTTTCTTCTAGCTCCATAAATCTTTTCAAATATTCCACCTACAGGTTTTACTTTTCCTCTTAAAGATATCTCACCTGTTACTGCTATATCTTGTTTTATAGGTTTCTTTAATAATGCACTTATTATACATAATGTAATTGCAACCCCTGCTGATGGTCCATCAATTTTTCCTCCACCTATAACATTAACATGTATATCATAATCTTTTATATCTTTATCAGTTATAGCTCTTATAACTGAAGCTGCATTAAACACTGAATCTTTAGCCATAGAACCTGCTGTTTCATTAAATCTTACTACTCCAGCACCTTTCTTTTTAGCTTCAAAAACATTTGCTTCAATTTCAATAGTTGAACCTAAAAATCCACTTACACCTAAGCCATAAATATGACCTATTTCATATTCTTCAGTAGTATCAAAAACTTCAAAAGGAACATATCTTCCAACAGATAATACTTCATCTAAATATTCTAATTTTATTTCAACATTATCTTTATCTTGCTTTTCTATGTATAATGCATATCCATAAGCGTCTGTTAATATATTAACTGCTTTTCTACCTTCAAATGTATAGTTACTAATTTTCTTAGCAACACCTTCTTCTAAAGTAACATTTAACTTTTCAGCAGCTTTTTTAACTATAAGTTCTATATCATCAGAAGATAATGGTTCAAAATAAACCTCAGTTGCTCTAGATCTTAGTGCTGGATTTATTTCACTTGGACTCTTTGTCGTAGCACCAATTAATACAAAATCTGCTGGTGCACCATTATCAAATAAATACTTTATATATTTAGGAGTTGATTCATCATCAGGATCATAATATGAAGATGAAAATTCTACTCTTTTATCTTCTAAAACTTTTAAAAGCTTATTTTGTAATATATGATCTAATTCTCCTATTTCATCTATAAATAATACTCCTCCATGTGCTTCAGTAACTAATCCTGGCTTTGGTTCAGGTACTCCTGCTTCTGATAAATATCTCTTACTTCCTTGATATATAGGATCATGTACCGATCCTAATAAAGGATTAGTTATCTCTCTTGGATCCCATCTTAAAGTAGTTCCATCTACCTCAACAAATTTTGATTCATCATCAAATGGAGTAAAATTTAATTTTTTTGCTTCTTTTAAAGCTAATCTTGCTGCAGTTGTCTTACCAACTCCAGGTGGTCCGTATAATATAATGTGTTGAGGATATGGAGAAGATAACTTAGATATTAATGACTTAATAGCACGCTCTTGACCTACTACTTCATCAAAACTATCTGGTCTTAAAAAGCTCATGATGTTTTTACTAGTTACTTTTTGATCTAAAGAAATTAAATTATTTAATTTGCCCTTAGTATTATTATTTTCAACACCCTTTTGCTTTTTAATCACAGATAATCTTACTTCATCAATATATTTTTCTTGTTTCTCCATTATTGCCTGTTCAACCTTCATTTCTATTTTGTTTTGAACATATTTTTTGGCAATTTCATTTACAATTAAATCTATTACGATCTTAATTTCTTGTTCTAAATCCTCTTCTTTAGGAATTCCTTTTTTTTCGCCCTCAGATAATATAGTTTTTAAAGCAAATACTTTATCACAATTATCTTTTGATTTTACATACTTATCTAATTTAAATCTAACAACTCTAGATCTAAATGCCCCTTTATCTAAAATATTTTTAGTTACATTAAATAAAGCATCTATTTGAGCTTCTGTTGATAAATTCCCACTCATTATACTATTTAATAAGTTTGTTTCTTCATTTGATTTCAAAACAAATCCTCCTTATTATTGTGGAATTATATTTACCTTCATTTTTGTGCTAACTTCAGGATATAATTTTACTTCTACTTCATAATTTCCTGCTAATTTTATTGTATCCATTACTATTTTTTTCTTATCTATTTCAACATTATATTGAGTTTTTATTAATGCAGAAACATCTTTGCTAGTAATAGCTCCAAATAATTTTCCGTTTTCACCTATTTTAGTTTTTATTGTTATTTCTTTTCCTTTTAATTCTCCAGCTAACTTTTGAGCTGCTTCTATTTCAGCTAATTTTTTCTTTCTTTCATTTTCTTTTTTATTATTTAAAATATGCATGTTAGCAGCAGTAGCTTCTTGAGCTAATTTCCTAGGAAATAAAAAATTTCTTGCATATCCATCTGAAGCTTCTATAACTTCACCTTTTTTACCTATCTTTTTAACATCTTGTAATAAAATAACTTTCATTATTAATCTCCCACCTTTATATATTTTTTTATTGCTTCTTTTAAGTCATAAACGACATCCTCAGTATTAGCATCTGATACTTTTGCACCAGCAATATTCATGTGTCCCCCACCCCCTAGAGTTTCTAGAATCACTTGAACATTTATATCTCCTGTTGATCTTCCACTTATATATATATCATTATTTATTTGTGCTAAAACAAACGAAACATTTATACCAGATATATTTAAAAGTTCATCAGCAGATTTTGCTACAATTACAGTATCCACATTTTCAGGGCATATTGCAATAGCTATATTATCATTTACCTCTGCAGATTTTATTGTTTCAGCAATAAGTAGATAATTTTCTAGATCATCACTAAATATTTTCTTAATTTCAATAGTATCAGCACCTGATTTTCTTAAAAATGATGCTGCTTCAAATGTTCTTACTCCAGTTTTAAATAAAAATCCTTTAGTATCCATAAATATACCTGCTAACAAACCCTCAGCCTCAATTCTAGCTAGTTTAGGTTTGTCAACCATGTATTGAATCATTTCAGTAACCATCTCTGAAGTGGATGATGCATATACTTCTATATAATTTAATATATCGCCTTCAATCATATCAGGGCTTCTTCTATGGTGATCTATGATTACCTTTTTCTTAGCTTTCATAACTAATTCTAAATCAGATACATAGCTCTTATTGTGAACATCTACTATTATAAACAATGAATCATCATCTAAATCATTTTTCACTCTTTCTGTTGATATAAATAAATCATCATATTTAGGATCCTTCATTAAATTATCTAAATAATACTCTATTGCATTTGTATCATTTTGTAATACAATATTACATGATTTACCCAATTGTTTAATAACACTTGCTAAACCAATAGCAGCTCCAAAACAATCCATATCAGGATTCTTATGACCTACAATATAAACATTGCTACTTGCAAATATAAGTTCATTTAAAGCATGTGCTACAACCCTAGCTCTAACCCTTGTTCTTTTTTCTATTTCTTTAGTATTACCACCGAAAAACTTTATATCATCATTACTTTTAACAACAGTTTGATCTCCGCCTCTACCTAAAGCTAATTCCTTAGCAGTATTAGCATATTTATCATTTTCAGCTGGAGATATTCCACCTCTACCAACACCAATACTTAAAGTAATTTCAATTTTATTTCCCTTATCTATTTTAGAAATTTCATCTAATATTTTAAATTTCTCATCAATTTGCTTTTTTATAAAATTATCTTGAATAGATAAAACATACTTATTAGTATCATATTTTTTTATCATCGCTTTTAAATTATTAGCATATGCATTTATAGTTCTTTCTATTTCTGCAACTAACAAAGGCCTATTACTTTCTTCTGTTGTTTCTAATGCTTCTGCAAAATTATCAACTTCTATTAACATAACACTTTCTTTAGTTGTTTCATATCCTATTATTTCAGTTACATCATTAAAATAAACTAAAAATAATTCTTCAATACTTTCTATATTAATTTTAGTTGCATAAGTATCATATAACTTACCTTTTATCTTAAGTCTTTGATGTAAGGTTTCTTTATCATTTAATATACGTACTAAATTTATACCCCTAGCTATACTCAAAATATTCTTATTCGATGATTCTTCTTTAGATTCCAATTCAATAAATATAGAATTGCTCCATACAATATCACCATTTCTTTTAATTAAAGCTAGAGGATGTACAAATTGAAATATATTACTCTCTATACCCTTATTAAGTTTTTTAATAAATTCATCAATATCATTATCTTTCTTCCAATAATAATTTAATTGATAAAAATTATCCACTAAATAAACTAAAAAAATTATTAATGCTACTCCTTGATAATTAAAATAATATAAAATTAATGAAAGTAAAATTAATATAATCGGCTTAAGTAACCTCTCAATAGTTGTTACTTTATTCATAAAAAAGCCTCCTAAATTTATTGTTAATCTCTTCTATTATTTATATATGTCTTAAGTTTACTTAAGCTTTTCCCATCTCTTTCAACTTCATCTTCAGCTCTAATTCCTAATTCTAGATTTTCTTTCATAACATGATCTACCTCTGCAAAAGAATATCCTAGTTTTTCTGCTAAAACATATAATATGCTAATTGCTCCTGAAATACAATCTAATATAGAATTGCGAGTAACATTACTTCCCTTTGTTAATAATCGGAAAAATTCTCCTATAATACATAATAATTGAGCTTTTAAATTTTCTATTATTTTAACACTAGTCATTATATTTAATTCATCTTTTTTCATTTATGATCACCTCACATTTCCCACCCCTGTATAATTATTTTAAATTTTTTTACATACTAATGCAAGGTATATACACATTTATTTGTATTATTTTTCCAAATATTTATATATAGTTATAAATAAGCTTAACTTAAAAATTCTGTATAATAAAAAACCCCTGATTTCTCAGGGGAGTAATTTATTACTATTCAGTTGTGAATGGTAATAAAGCTATGTTTCTTGCTCTCTTAATAGCATCTGTTAATTGTCTTTGATGTTTAGCACAAGTTCCAGAAATTCTTCTTGGAAGTATCTTACCTCTTTCAGTAACATACTTTCTTAACTTGTTTATATCCTTATAATCAATTGACTCAGCTTTATCTACACAAAAAGCACAAACTTTTCTTTTAGATCTTCTGCCTCTTCCGCCAGATCTTCTATTATCTTCTCTGCCCATGTTATTACCTCCTTACCTAAATTAGAATGGCATATCTCCATCATCTACTGGAGTTATGTCTTCTTCAAATTTCATATCATCAAATGGATTATTTGATGATGAATATTCAGCGTTGTTACCATAATTGGCTCCAACATTTCCTGAAGCATTTGACTTACTTAAAAATTGAACTTCTGTAGCAACTACTTCTGTAACATATCTCTTAGTTCCGTCTTTCGCTTCATAATTTCTGGTTTGAATTCTACCACTTATAGCCATTTGGCTACCTTTACTCATGTAATTCGCAGTATTTTCAGCTTGTTTTCCCCATACAACTATAGGAATAAAGTCTGCTTCTTTCTGACCAGATTTAGAATTGTACTTATCAACTGCTAATGTTAAGGTAGTTACTGCTGCTCCAGCACCAGGAGTAAATCTTAGTTCTGGATCTTTAGTTAATCTTCCGATTAAAACTACTTTGTTCATTTAAAACACCA
This region includes:
- a CDS encoding replicative DNA helicase — its product is MESQVMRTLPQSIEAEQSVIGSMIIDKSAIAKVLETLEEEDFYRDGHKIIFRTILDMFRKDMAVDLVTLLENLKSTEMLERAGGVTYITEISASVPTTANLSSYIKIVEEKSVLRRLIKASTSIIEASYNNQGEVEDVLDGAEKRIFDIAEKKTSKDFEPLSDVLERGFLEIERLFNNRGEITGVGSGFADLDAKTSGFQKGDMILIAARPSMGKTTFALNIAEYAALREGKSVVVFSLEMSKEQLAYKLLCSEANVDMLRLRTGELDDKDWENIARATGPLSKAKVYIDDTAGVSVMEMRSKCRRLKMEYGIDLIVIDYLQLMSGSSGSDNRQQEVSEISRSIKALAKEMECPVIALSQLSRAPEQRADHRPMLSDLRESGSIEQDADLVMFLYRDEYYNKETEDKNIGECIIAKQRNGPVGTVKLAWLGQYSKFGNLDVIHRE
- the lonC gene encoding Lon family ATP-dependent protease, which codes for MKSNEETNLLNSIMSGNLSTEAQIDALFNVTKNILDKGAFRSRVVRFKLDKYVKSKDNCDKVFALKTILSEGEKKGIPKEEDLEQEIKIVIDLIVNEIAKKYVQNKIEMKVEQAIMEKQEKYIDEVRLSVIKKQKGVENNNTKGKLNNLISLDQKVTSKNIMSFLRPDSFDEVVGQERAIKSLISKLSSPYPQHIILYGPPGVGKTTAARLALKEAKKLNFTPFDDESKFVEVDGTTLRWDPREITNPLLGSVHDPIYQGSKRYLSEAGVPEPKPGLVTEAHGGVLFIDEIGELDHILQNKLLKVLEDKRVEFSSSYYDPDDESTPKYIKYLFDNGAPADFVLIGATTKSPSEINPALRSRATEVYFEPLSSDDIELIVKKAAEKLNVTLEEGVAKKISNYTFEGRKAVNILTDAYGYALYIEKQDKDNVEIKLEYLDEVLSVGRYVPFEVFDTTEEYEIGHIYGLGVSGFLGSTIEIEANVFEAKKKGAGVVRFNETAGSMAKDSVFNAASVIRAITDKDIKDYDIHVNVIGGGKIDGPSAGVAITLCIISALLKKPIKQDIAVTGEISLRGKVKPVGGIFEKIYGARRKGIKRVLVPKDNEKEIPMGLKDVDVKAVSTIEEIMDIVFE
- the rplI gene encoding 50S ribosomal protein L9; translated protein: MKVILLQDVKKIGKKGEVIEASDGYARNFLFPRKLAQEATAANMHILNNKKENERKKKLAEIEAAQKLAGELKGKEITIKTKIGENGKLFGAITSKDVSALIKTQYNVEIDKKKIVMDTIKLAGNYEVEVKLYPEVSTKMKVNIIPQ
- a CDS encoding DHH family phosphoesterase, with translation MNKVTTIERLLKPIILILLSLILYYFNYQGVALIIFLVYLVDNFYQLNYYWKKDNDIDEFIKKLNKGIESNIFQFVHPLALIKRNGDIVWSNSIFIELESKEESSNKNILSIARGINLVRILNDKETLHQRLKIKGKLYDTYATKINIESIEELFLVYFNDVTEIIGYETTKESVMLIEVDNFAEALETTEESNRPLLVAEIERTINAYANNLKAMIKKYDTNKYVLSIQDNFIKKQIDEKFKILDEISKIDKGNKIEITLSIGVGRGGISPAENDKYANTAKELALGRGGDQTVVKSNDDIKFFGGNTKEIEKRTRVRARVVAHALNELIFASSNVYIVGHKNPDMDCFGAAIGLASVIKQLGKSCNIVLQNDTNAIEYYLDNLMKDPKYDDLFISTERVKNDLDDDSLFIIVDVHNKSYVSDLELVMKAKKKVIIDHHRRSPDMIEGDILNYIEVYASSTSEMVTEMIQYMVDKPKLARIEAEGLLAGIFMDTKGFLFKTGVRTFEAASFLRKSGADTIEIKKIFSDDLENYLLIAETIKSAEVNDNIAIAICPENVDTVIVAKSADELLNISGINVSFVLAQINNDIYISGRSTGDINVQVILETLGGGGHMNIAGAKVSDANTEDVVYDLKEAIKKYIKVGD
- a CDS encoding MazG-like family protein — its product is MKKDELNIMTSVKIIENLKAQLLCIIGEFFRLLTKGSNVTRNSILDCISGAISILYVLAEKLGYSFAEVDHVMKENLELGIRAEDEVERDGKSLSKLKTYINNRRD
- the rpsR gene encoding 30S ribosomal protein S18, which encodes MGREDNRRSGGRGRRSKRKVCAFCVDKAESIDYKDINKLRKYVTERGKILPRRISGTCAKHQRQLTDAIKRARNIALLPFTTE
- a CDS encoding single-stranded DNA-binding protein — protein: MNKVVLIGRLTKDPELRFTPGAGAAVTTLTLAVDKYNSKSGQKEADFIPIVVWGKQAENTANYMSKGSQMAISGRIQTRNYEAKDGTKRYVTEVVATEVQFLSKSNASGNVGANYGNNAEYSSSNNPFDDMKFEEDITPVDDGDMPF